In a genomic window of Streptomyces katrae:
- a CDS encoding ATP-dependent RNA helicase, with amino-acid sequence MTPTLRRSALDALPVREAVPALVRALDGHGTAVLCAPPGTGKTTLVPLVLAGLAGGGPRRRVVVAEPRRIAARAAARRMAWLLGEAVGESVGFTVRGERIAGPSTVVEVVTTGVLLQRLQRDQELSGVDVVVLDECHERHLDADTVAAFLLDVRETLRPELRLVAASATTDAAGWARLLGDAPVVEASGVSHPVETVWAPPARPVRPPHGMQVDPAQLAHVASVVRRALAERSGDVLCFLPGVGEIARVAGQLGGVDAQVLQVHGRAPAAVQDAALTASAHRRVILATAVAESSLTVPGVRVVVDSGLAREPRVDHARGLGALATVRASRAAGRQRAGRAGREAPGVVYRCWAEAEDGRLPAFPSPEIRIADLAQFALQAACWGDPDASGLALLDAPPAGAMAAAREVLSAVGAVDAAGRPTARGLRMARLGLHPRLARALLDGAEVLGAGRAAEVVALLSEEAPREYGDDLAAAWRRARRGGDAYASRWRAEAGRLRRALGAAGPADAGARGAADEVPGAEAAAARGSSPTPPLPETGGSAPGPRSRGSAPDPVPGAARPVRSNAARAEISDDHAAGLVAALAFPERVARAKGRGSYLMASGTGAELGEGSALRNAPWLAVAVADRAPHSASARVRVAAVLDEETARAAAAHLLASGEEVRWEDGDVVARAVERLGAVELVARPLRDPDPALVRAALLEGLRTEGLGLLRWTPDALSLRARLGFLHRTLGGAWPDVADDAALVARADDWLEPELSRARRRADLGRIDAGQALERLLPWATGEAVRLDELAPERIEVPSGSRIRVDYSAGQPVLAVKLQELFGLARTPTVAGVPVLVHLLSPAGRPAAVTADLASFWQGGYRAVRAELRGRYPKHPWPEDPATAEPTRHTNARLRRP; translated from the coding sequence TTGACCCCCACGCTCCGCCGGTCGGCACTCGACGCCCTCCCCGTGCGGGAGGCCGTTCCCGCGCTCGTGCGCGCCCTGGACGGCCACGGCACGGCCGTGCTGTGCGCCCCGCCCGGCACCGGCAAGACCACGCTGGTCCCGCTGGTGCTGGCCGGGCTGGCCGGCGGAGGGCCGCGGCGCCGGGTGGTCGTCGCCGAGCCCCGGCGGATCGCCGCCCGGGCGGCGGCCCGGCGGATGGCCTGGCTGCTGGGCGAGGCCGTCGGGGAGTCGGTGGGCTTCACCGTGCGCGGGGAGCGGATCGCCGGCCCCTCCACGGTGGTGGAGGTGGTGACCACCGGGGTGCTGCTGCAGCGGCTGCAACGTGACCAGGAGCTGTCCGGGGTGGACGTGGTGGTCCTGGACGAATGCCACGAGCGGCACCTGGACGCCGACACCGTCGCCGCCTTCCTGCTGGACGTGCGCGAGACCCTGCGGCCGGAGCTGCGCCTGGTCGCGGCCTCGGCGACGACGGACGCGGCCGGCTGGGCGCGGCTGCTGGGGGACGCGCCGGTGGTCGAGGCCTCGGGGGTCTCCCACCCGGTGGAGACGGTGTGGGCGCCGCCGGCCCGGCCGGTGCGGCCGCCGCACGGGATGCAGGTGGATCCGGCGCAGCTGGCGCACGTGGCCTCGGTGGTGCGCAGGGCGCTGGCGGAACGTTCCGGCGACGTGCTGTGCTTCCTGCCCGGCGTGGGCGAGATCGCCCGGGTGGCCGGGCAGCTGGGCGGCGTGGACGCGCAGGTGCTCCAGGTCCACGGGCGGGCCCCGGCGGCCGTGCAGGACGCGGCGCTGACCGCGTCGGCGCACCGGCGGGTGATCCTCGCGACGGCGGTCGCGGAGTCGAGCCTGACGGTGCCGGGGGTCCGGGTGGTCGTGGACTCGGGGCTGGCGCGCGAGCCGCGGGTGGACCATGCGCGGGGGCTGGGCGCGCTGGCGACCGTACGGGCCTCCCGTGCGGCGGGCCGCCAGCGGGCGGGACGGGCCGGGCGCGAGGCGCCGGGCGTGGTGTACCGGTGCTGGGCGGAGGCGGAGGACGGACGGCTGCCGGCCTTCCCCTCCCCCGAGATCCGGATCGCGGACCTGGCGCAGTTCGCGCTCCAGGCCGCCTGCTGGGGCGACCCGGACGCGTCGGGGCTCGCGCTGCTGGACGCCCCGCCGGCCGGGGCGATGGCCGCGGCGCGGGAGGTGCTGTCGGCGGTCGGCGCGGTGGACGCGGCCGGGCGGCCGACCGCCCGGGGGCTGCGGATGGCCCGGCTGGGCCTGCACCCCCGGCTGGCCCGGGCGCTGCTGGACGGCGCGGAGGTGCTGGGCGCGGGGCGGGCGGCGGAGGTGGTGGCGCTGCTGAGCGAGGAGGCGCCGCGGGAGTACGGGGACGACCTGGCCGCCGCCTGGCGGCGGGCGCGGCGGGGCGGTGACGCGTACGCCTCCCGCTGGCGGGCGGAGGCCGGCCGCCTGCGGCGGGCGCTGGGCGCCGCCGGGCCTGCGGATGCCGGTGCGCGGGGTGCGGCCGACGAGGTCCCCGGTGCCGAGGCCGCCGCTGCACGGGGCTCTTCCCCCACCCCGCCCCTTCCCGAAACCGGGGGCTCCGCCCCCGGACCCCGGTCCCGGGGCTCCGCCCCGGACCCCGTTCCGGGCGCTGCGCGCCCGGTGCGCTCAAACGCCGCGCGGGCTGAAATCTCCGACGACCACGCCGCCGGGCTGGTCGCGGCCCTGGCGTTCCCGGAGCGGGTGGCCCGGGCCAAGGGCCGGGGGAGCTATCTCATGGCTTCCGGCACGGGGGCCGAGCTGGGGGAGGGCTCCGCCCTGCGCAACGCGCCCTGGCTGGCCGTCGCCGTCGCCGACCGGGCGCCGCACTCCGCGTCCGCCCGCGTCCGGGTGGCCGCCGTCCTCGACGAGGAGACCGCCCGGGCCGCCGCCGCGCACCTGCTCGCCTCCGGCGAGGAGGTGCGCTGGGAGGACGGGGACGTGGTGGCCCGGGCCGTCGAGCGGCTCGGGGCGGTCGAGCTGGTGGCGCGGCCGCTACGGGACCCCGACCCGGCGCTCGTACGGGCCGCGCTGCTGGAGGGGCTGCGCACCGAGGGCCTCGGCCTGCTGCGCTGGACCCCGGACGCGCTCTCGCTCCGCGCCCGGCTCGGTTTCCTGCACCGTACGCTCGGCGGCGCCTGGCCGGACGTGGCGGACGACGCGGCGCTGGTGGCGCGGGCCGACGACTGGCTGGAGCCCGAGCTGTCGCGGGCCCGCCGCCGGGCCGACCTGGGCCGGATCGACGCCGGTCAGGCCCTGGAGCGGCTGCTGCCCTGGGCCACCGGCGAGGCGGTCCGGCTGGACGAGCTGGCCCCGGAGCGGATCGAGGTGCCCAGCGGTTCGCGGATCCGCGTGGACTACTCCGCCGGGCAGCCGGTGCTCGCGGTGAAGCTCCAGGAGCTGTTCGGGCTGGCGCGGACCCCGACGGTGGCGGGGGTTCCCGTACTGGTGCACCTGCTGTCGCCGGCCGGGCGGCCCGCCGCCGTGACCGCCGATCTCGCCTCCTTCTGGCAGGGCGGCTACCGCGCCGTCCGCGCCGAGCTGCGCGGGCGCTACCCGAAGCACCCGTGGCCGGAGGACCCGGCGACGGCCGAGCCCACCCGCCACACCAACGCCCGGCTCAGGCGTCCGTGA
- a CDS encoding DUF3068 domain-containing protein — protein MRRRASLVLLAFAVFCAALAPLLRWYAYPRLAKIPANQYQAMVLEAKDATLLDYTGGMQPKKVDKVTIVQTLKGNVEASREIEADAGKDVVVWDTLTYIMGPDGKMVSRIPERYVFDAHTQDPVHATGEMVDGDPVKREGIEFKWPFFTEPRDYLYFDAQTRTASPIHYAGPRTYRGMDVYYFEQTVPWTKVPMPKKMPIEGIDPATIEQTTGTTLWYTVKARFWVDPVTGAPVNAEQDIQQEMRGGIAASAPDGRLTAFAGHVTMREDYAKYTRDLVAANRTKVLALHTYAPAGLALGALVLLAAALWLEARGRRAPGAPVTDA, from the coding sequence GTGCGACGCAGAGCGAGCCTGGTCCTGCTGGCCTTCGCCGTGTTCTGCGCAGCGCTCGCACCACTGCTGCGCTGGTACGCGTACCCCCGCCTGGCCAAGATCCCGGCGAACCAGTACCAGGCGATGGTGCTGGAGGCCAAGGACGCCACCCTCCTCGACTACACGGGCGGGATGCAGCCCAAGAAGGTCGACAAGGTCACCATCGTCCAGACCCTCAAGGGCAACGTCGAGGCCTCCAGGGAGATCGAGGCCGACGCGGGCAAGGACGTGGTCGTCTGGGACACCCTCACCTACATCATGGGCCCGGACGGCAAGATGGTCTCCCGGATCCCCGAGCGCTACGTCTTCGACGCGCACACCCAGGACCCGGTGCACGCCACCGGCGAGATGGTCGACGGCGACCCCGTCAAGCGCGAGGGCATCGAGTTCAAGTGGCCGTTCTTCACCGAGCCGCGCGACTACCTCTACTTCGACGCCCAGACCCGCACCGCCTCCCCGATCCACTACGCCGGCCCGCGCACCTACCGGGGCATGGACGTCTACTACTTCGAGCAGACCGTCCCCTGGACCAAGGTCCCCATGCCGAAGAAGATGCCGATCGAGGGCATCGACCCGGCGACCATCGAGCAGACCACCGGCACCACCCTCTGGTACACGGTCAAGGCCCGCTTCTGGGTCGACCCGGTCACCGGCGCGCCCGTCAACGCCGAACAGGACATCCAGCAGGAGATGCGCGGCGGCATCGCGGCGAGCGCCCCCGACGGCCGGCTCACCGCCTTCGCCGGGCACGTGACGATGCGCGAGGACTACGCGAAGTACACCCGCGACCTCGTCGCCGCCAACCGTACGAAGGTCCTCGCGCTGCACACCTACGCCCCGGCCGGCCTCGCCCTCGGCGCCCTCGTGCTCCTCGCGGCCGCCCTCTGGCTGGAGGCCCGGGGCCGCCGGGCCCCGGGCGCCCCGGTCACGGACGCCTGA
- a CDS encoding SPW_0924 family protein, with the protein MRVLVAAAIGLAAALALVLVVTAFGVPEGRTSPEPLLTTAPPAPGQE; encoded by the coding sequence GTGCGCGTACTCGTCGCCGCCGCCATCGGGCTGGCCGCCGCGCTGGCCCTCGTCCTCGTCGTCACGGCGTTCGGGGTGCCCGAAGGCAGGACCTCGCCCGAGCCCCTGCTCACCACCGCGCCCCCCGCGCCCGGACAGGAGTAA
- a CDS encoding ricin-type beta-trefoil lectin domain protein, giving the protein MPNVIRGGRGALVLAAAALLTGCVVHGSSNPSAAVRADEARASRPEGGPSHRQTVCRRTLAGVAHPDDDLFFINPDIMETIRAGCFVTTVYLTAGDAGEEVPQELKNYVTNRENGVRKAYAEMAGAENKWTLDEVRVDGRSIRSFRLAGRGNGADVRLTFMGLHDGRPHGRAPESLLRLFSGEKKEITPDLGGQSYSEEQLLSALSSLVRLGGAERILTMDPDNASFGLGMDGRADHGDHGITARYFRQVAYRTGLPLTPYLGYIMAPLKRNLAPAQEARKENIIRWYIAQARCPRESVCASRGLHKGILSVDYRRWTQRQYTRRHRAPQQGEIMGDIGRTTMFGSRLPEQCLDVKDGSWSAGLVQIAGCNGSDAQKWDAENDGTIRTRLNKNYCLTAAGRDVKVEACKGSRAEQKWQRVPWKSTTWKRAAWKIAGDGNRCLYQNDRLLPRWNTDERKSPRLALASCGGPVQPELYWQWGGR; this is encoded by the coding sequence GTGCCCAACGTGATCAGGGGGGGCCGGGGCGCCTTGGTGCTCGCGGCCGCCGCGCTGTTGACCGGCTGCGTGGTGCACGGCTCCTCGAACCCTTCGGCTGCCGTCCGGGCCGATGAAGCGCGCGCCTCGCGGCCCGAAGGGGGCCCGTCGCACCGGCAGACGGTCTGCAGACGCACTCTCGCAGGCGTGGCGCACCCCGACGACGACCTCTTCTTCATCAACCCGGACATCATGGAAACCATCCGGGCCGGGTGCTTCGTCACCACGGTGTATCTCACCGCCGGGGACGCCGGCGAAGAGGTACCGCAAGAATTGAAAAACTATGTGACGAACAGGGAGAACGGGGTTCGCAAGGCGTATGCGGAAATGGCGGGCGCCGAGAACAAATGGACGCTGGACGAGGTACGTGTAGACGGCCGCAGCATCCGGTCGTTCCGGCTCGCAGGCCGGGGGAACGGTGCCGATGTGCGGCTCACTTTCATGGGACTGCACGACGGCCGTCCTCACGGTCGGGCGCCGGAGAGTCTTCTCCGCCTGTTCAGCGGAGAAAAGAAGGAGATCACTCCGGATCTGGGCGGCCAGAGTTACAGTGAGGAGCAACTGCTGTCAGCGCTTTCCTCACTGGTCCGGCTGGGCGGGGCGGAAAGAATCCTCACCATGGACCCCGACAACGCGTCGTTCGGGTTGGGAATGGATGGCCGGGCGGACCACGGCGACCACGGCATCACCGCACGCTACTTCAGACAGGTCGCATACCGTACCGGGCTCCCGCTGACCCCCTACCTGGGTTACATCATGGCGCCCTTGAAGAGGAATCTGGCGCCCGCACAGGAGGCCAGGAAGGAAAACATCATCCGGTGGTACATCGCACAGGCCCGATGCCCGCGTGAAAGCGTGTGCGCCTCCAGGGGACTCCACAAAGGGATCCTGTCGGTCGATTACCGGCGGTGGACGCAAAGGCAGTACACGCGCAGGCACAGAGCCCCGCAGCAGGGCGAGATCATGGGCGATATCGGCCGGACGACGATGTTCGGCAGCAGGCTGCCGGAACAGTGTCTCGATGTGAAAGACGGTTCATGGTCAGCCGGTCTGGTGCAGATCGCCGGCTGTAATGGTTCGGACGCCCAGAAATGGGATGCGGAAAACGACGGGACCATCAGGACCCGCCTGAACAAGAACTACTGCCTCACCGCAGCGGGTCGTGACGTCAAGGTCGAGGCGTGCAAGGGTTCGCGTGCGGAACAGAAATGGCAGCGCGTCCCGTGGAAGAGCACGACGTGGAAGCGGGCCGCCTGGAAGATCGCCGGGGACGGGAACAGATGCCTGTATCAGAACGACCGGTTGTTGCCCCGGTGGAACACCGATGAACGCAAGAGCCCGCGGCTGGCTCTGGCGAGCTGCGGCGGCCCGGTTCAGCCTGAGTTGTACTGGCAGTGGGGCGGCCGCTGA
- a CDS encoding YfhO family protein: protein MSVIVKSPDDPVTTLEPALPGSVPRAAALGAGVAMSAYCLAMAVHGTYPFGSRSRAVNDLGNQFVPFHAHLWDLLHGNTSGDLVFNWNSGYGVPFLADLFAYLMNPFSWLVWIFPRAMVELPVFLVTLLSIGLGTSLMAVFLVRLRPGPAWPAALLAVGYGVSSWTTGSGWADPMWMWGLVSFPLMGIAGDWCLKRRRWVAGVLVVALCWTANFYTAAMATLGMGLVFAVRLALDPRPTRERGRSALRALSMATVGVLIAAPVLTVSLAASRAAQPVPAVPYAGAPSVRAYLAHLLPGGYHAGAPQVAVGSLALLLVLVFPFVGRAPRRERAVWCVLAAAVALSLVWKPTMLVWHGGAMPNGGPYRASIALTAILVAIAWLALTYQPRPRELLAGAAVLALLPALAGGDPYVSRRTWAMTVTGGAVTLALLWLLPRATGVRGRTVAAALTATVFLGAAGSTWSVTVIRDTIDWWQPKRTLDAQSLAAYEAVRAQDAWPATRSDPGPHEFADNDPLLLGGEGGSYYSSYVPARTAETLSGLGAGWHIAGRHLLSFDDPVGQALMGVGARLDPASGTRREFTQRTGPAPPVVTLRARGTRLDAESGGDASVFHLRNRVLSAPVYTVPEPRPARGAPVLRLPAGEPTTLMVRCPADTVAYFHAPWYSGTVTALGTTTTVRARAPMTRAGLVPLGHVTSGRDFPLVLTPEAAQPVPRSPLGCLDTTRLERAVNDMSANAPARVNAGGHAITAVFDGPRTGAAVVSAPAVEGWQCSVDGGDPQPPSTLGGLIAVRMTGHTRVACSYRTPGLHAGVVLSACALAVLLGVAAIGSLRRRPQRPPHCQYNSG from the coding sequence ATGAGCGTGATCGTGAAGTCGCCCGACGACCCGGTGACGACGCTGGAGCCCGCCCTTCCCGGATCCGTGCCCCGCGCCGCCGCCCTGGGCGCGGGCGTCGCGATGAGCGCGTACTGCCTGGCCATGGCTGTGCACGGGACGTACCCCTTCGGCTCGCGGTCCCGTGCCGTCAACGACCTCGGAAACCAGTTCGTGCCCTTCCACGCGCACCTGTGGGACCTCCTGCACGGCAACACGAGCGGCGACCTCGTCTTCAACTGGAACAGCGGCTACGGTGTCCCCTTCCTCGCGGACCTCTTCGCCTACCTGATGAACCCCTTCTCATGGCTGGTGTGGATCTTTCCGCGCGCCATGGTCGAGCTCCCGGTCTTTTTGGTGACCCTGCTCAGCATTGGCCTGGGAACCTCCCTGATGGCGGTCTTCCTGGTACGGCTGCGGCCCGGTCCCGCGTGGCCGGCCGCCCTCCTGGCGGTGGGGTACGGCGTCAGCTCGTGGACCACCGGATCCGGCTGGGCGGACCCCATGTGGATGTGGGGTCTGGTGTCGTTCCCTCTGATGGGAATCGCCGGGGACTGGTGCCTGAAGCGGCGGCGCTGGGTGGCCGGGGTGCTCGTGGTCGCCCTCTGCTGGACGGCCAATTTCTATACGGCGGCGATGGCAACCCTCGGTATGGGTCTCGTCTTCGCCGTGCGGCTGGCCCTCGATCCGCGCCCGACGCGTGAGCGTGGCCGCTCGGCGCTGCGCGCCCTTTCGATGGCCACGGTCGGCGTACTGATCGCGGCCCCGGTGCTCACGGTGTCGCTGGCTGCCAGCCGTGCCGCCCAGCCCGTACCGGCCGTTCCCTACGCGGGTGCGCCCTCGGTCCGCGCGTACCTGGCACACCTGCTGCCCGGCGGGTACCACGCGGGTGCCCCCCAAGTGGCGGTCGGCAGTCTGGCCCTGTTGCTCGTGCTTGTCTTCCCCTTCGTGGGCCGGGCTCCGCGCCGGGAGCGGGCCGTTTGGTGCGTTCTCGCCGCGGCCGTAGCGCTCTCCTTGGTGTGGAAGCCCACGATGCTGGTGTGGCACGGCGGCGCGATGCCCAACGGCGGCCCGTACCGGGCGTCCATCGCTCTGACCGCGATCCTGGTGGCGATCGCGTGGCTCGCCCTGACCTACCAGCCGCGCCCCCGCGAGCTCCTGGCGGGAGCGGCGGTGCTGGCCCTGCTGCCGGCTCTGGCCGGCGGCGACCCGTACGTCTCGCGCCGCACGTGGGCGATGACAGTGACGGGGGGAGCGGTCACTCTCGCCCTGCTGTGGCTCCTGCCGCGGGCTACCGGGGTACGCGGCCGGACAGTGGCGGCGGCTCTGACCGCCACGGTCTTCCTGGGGGCGGCGGGGTCCACCTGGAGCGTCACGGTGATCCGCGACACCATCGACTGGTGGCAGCCCAAGCGCACCCTCGACGCCCAGTCGCTGGCCGCGTACGAGGCGGTCCGCGCCCAGGACGCCTGGCCGGCCACGCGCAGCGACCCCGGGCCTCACGAGTTCGCCGACAACGACCCGCTGCTCCTCGGTGGCGAAGGCGGCTCCTACTACAGCAGCTACGTCCCGGCGAGGACGGCCGAGACGCTGTCCGGCCTCGGCGCCGGCTGGCACATCGCAGGGCGCCACCTGCTCTCCTTCGACGACCCCGTGGGGCAGGCCCTCATGGGGGTCGGCGCCCGCCTCGACCCGGCTTCCGGCACACGGCGGGAATTCACGCAGCGCACGGGGCCCGCACCACCGGTGGTGACCCTGCGGGCCCGTGGCACTCGGCTGGACGCCGAGAGCGGCGGGGACGCTTCCGTCTTCCACCTGCGAAACCGGGTCCTCTCGGCGCCCGTCTACACCGTCCCCGAGCCGCGGCCGGCCCGAGGCGCCCCAGTGCTGCGGCTGCCGGCGGGCGAGCCCACCACCCTCATGGTCCGGTGCCCCGCGGACACCGTCGCCTACTTCCACGCCCCCTGGTACTCCGGCACCGTCACCGCGCTCGGCACCACCACGACGGTGCGGGCCCGGGCCCCGATGACCCGTGCCGGGCTCGTCCCGCTCGGACACGTCACGAGCGGGCGCGACTTTCCGCTGGTACTCACCCCCGAGGCGGCCCAGCCCGTTCCCCGCTCTCCCCTCGGCTGTCTGGACACCACGCGGCTGGAGCGGGCGGTGAACGACATGAGCGCGAACGCTCCCGCCCGCGTGAACGCCGGGGGACACGCGATCACGGCCGTCTTCGACGGACCCCGCACGGGGGCCGCGGTCGTGTCCGCCCCAGCGGTGGAGGGGTGGCAGTGCTCCGTCGACGGCGGGGATCCGCAGCCACCGAGCACCCTCGGAGGGCTGATCGCCGTACGGATGACGGGTCATACCCGTGTCGCCTGTTCGTACCGCACGCCCGGTCTGCACGCAGGAGTCGTGCTCAGCGCCTGCGCACTCGCCGTCCTCCTGGGGGTGGCGGCCATCGGCTCCCTGCGTCGGCGCCCTCAGCGGCCGCCCCACTGCCAGTACAACTCAGGCTGA
- a CDS encoding lytic transglycosylase domain-containing protein codes for MSARIFGRGLRRSAAAALVSALVAAAMTASQGPAVAGPERIAAAGEGAAPPPAAASGAGGDSSYFTELPPLDSPAPPAALLPDGEAAAPAARPDPTPAAAQPAGEGAQGIPASVLAAYRRAEQRVGENDPGCGLRWQLLAAIGKVESGQAGGGRVDANGTTLRPILGPVLNGNGFADISDTDGGAYDGDARYDRAVGPMQFIPSTWAAWGQDGNGDGRRDPNNVYDAALAAGRYLCAGNRDLRTGAGLDRAVLSYNQSAEYLRTVRSWYAYYLQGAHEIPDGSGTPLPLPGTPATPTPTSKPTPKPTPTPTPTPTPTPTPTPTPTPTPKPTPTPTPTPTPTPTSKPSPTPTPTPKPSVTPSPSSSPKPTATPAPSSPSGSPTVTPAAP; via the coding sequence ATGTCGGCACGAATATTCGGACGCGGCCTGCGCCGGAGCGCGGCCGCGGCACTGGTATCGGCGCTGGTGGCCGCCGCGATGACGGCCTCCCAGGGCCCGGCCGTCGCGGGCCCGGAGCGGATCGCGGCGGCCGGGGAGGGCGCCGCGCCGCCGCCCGCCGCCGCGTCGGGCGCGGGCGGGGACTCGTCGTACTTCACCGAACTCCCGCCGCTGGACAGCCCCGCACCGCCGGCCGCGCTGCTGCCGGACGGCGAGGCGGCGGCCCCCGCCGCCCGGCCGGACCCCACGCCGGCCGCGGCGCAGCCGGCGGGGGAGGGGGCGCAGGGCATACCGGCGAGCGTGCTCGCCGCCTACCGGCGGGCCGAGCAGCGGGTCGGCGAGAACGACCCCGGGTGCGGACTGCGCTGGCAACTGCTCGCGGCGATCGGCAAGGTCGAGTCCGGGCAGGCCGGCGGCGGCCGCGTCGACGCGAACGGGACCACCCTGCGGCCGATCCTGGGTCCCGTGCTGAACGGCAACGGCTTCGCGGACATCTCCGACACCGACGGCGGGGCCTACGACGGCGACGCCCGCTACGACCGGGCCGTCGGCCCGATGCAGTTCATCCCCTCCACCTGGGCGGCCTGGGGCCAGGACGGCAACGGCGACGGCCGGCGCGACCCCAACAACGTCTACGACGCGGCCCTGGCGGCCGGACGCTACCTGTGCGCGGGGAACCGGGACCTGAGGACCGGCGCCGGCCTGGACCGGGCGGTGCTCTCGTACAACCAGTCGGCGGAGTACCTGCGGACGGTGCGGTCCTGGTACGCGTACTACCTCCAGGGGGCGCACGAGATCCCCGACGGGAGCGGCACCCCGCTGCCGCTCCCGGGCACCCCGGCGACCCCGACGCCGACGTCCAAGCCGACCCCCAAGCCGACCCCCACGCCGACGCCGACGCCTACTCCTACCCCCACGCCGACGCCTACTCCTACTCCTACTCCGAAGCCCACGCCGACCCCCACCCCGACTCCCACCCCAACGCCGACGTCGAAGCCGTCGCCCACCCCCACGCCAACTCCCAAGCCCAGCGTGACCCCGAGCCCCTCCAGCTCCCCGAAGCCGACGGCCACCCCCGCCCCCTCGTCCCCGTCCGGCTCCCCGACGGTCACCCCGGCCGCCCCCTAG
- a CDS encoding DUF4184 family protein, translating into MPFTLSHAAAVLPAIRRTGRARGPLLASALVLGSFAPDALFFADSLVGGLMRYGEFTHSLLGVVTADAALTALLAACWLLLREPLLALLPRSWRARVHALVRGERLRGRPPAALALRFYLSAVAGSLTHVVWDSFTHGGRWGTDALPWLTRPIALGLPPYTFLQYGTSALAAGALLWFTASALRRVPVRPVPPSVPVLGRAERWWALLLIAACTAAGAALRVMRFFTFYDRVRSPLDIIPTLCFGAGGGLVAGLLLYGALVRLRHRRDRDPHRPDRETRTPVPAA; encoded by the coding sequence GTGCCGTTCACTCTCAGCCACGCGGCCGCCGTACTTCCGGCCATCCGCCGCACCGGACGGGCGCGGGGCCCGCTGCTCGCCTCGGCGCTGGTGCTGGGGTCGTTCGCGCCGGACGCCCTCTTCTTCGCGGACTCGCTCGTCGGCGGTCTCATGCGCTACGGCGAGTTCACCCACTCGCTCCTCGGCGTGGTCACCGCCGACGCCGCCCTCACCGCCCTCCTCGCCGCGTGCTGGCTGCTGCTGCGCGAACCGCTGCTCGCGCTGCTGCCGCGCTCCTGGCGGGCCCGCGTCCACGCCCTGGTCCGCGGCGAGCGCCTGCGCGGCCGCCCGCCCGCCGCGCTCGCCCTGCGCTTCTACCTGTCGGCGGTCGCCGGCTCCCTCACCCACGTGGTGTGGGACAGCTTCACCCACGGGGGCCGCTGGGGCACGGACGCCCTGCCGTGGCTCACCCGGCCCATCGCCCTCGGCCTGCCCCCGTACACCTTCCTCCAGTACGGCACCTCCGCACTCGCCGCGGGCGCCCTGCTCTGGTTCACGGCGAGCGCCCTGCGCCGGGTGCCGGTGCGGCCCGTGCCGCCGTCGGTGCCGGTCCTCGGCCGGGCGGAGCGCTGGTGGGCGCTGCTCCTGATCGCCGCCTGCACGGCGGCCGGTGCCGCCCTGCGGGTGATGCGCTTCTTCACCTTCTACGACCGGGTCCGCAGCCCCCTCGACATCATCCCGACGCTCTGCTTCGGAGCCGGCGGCGGACTCGTGGCCGGCCTCCTGCTGTACGGGGCCCTGGTGCGGCTGCGCCACCGCCGCGACCGGGACCCCCACCGCCCGGACCGGGAAACGCGCACGCCCGTCCCCGCCGCATAG